In one Nocardioides luteus genomic region, the following are encoded:
- a CDS encoding glycosyltransferase family 2 protein → MSQAALSIVIPFHNVAPYFQTCLESLRTQTFSDFEVVMVDDASTDGSAEIAERFASIDPRFRVVRTPKVGVGVARNIGIENSRGDLLAFVDADDYVPEYAYELMTDTLAETGSDFVAGNARRFDSVSVWQSWSHRRPFVTARKSTHCSRTHILGIDRYIWNKVYRRDFWDSAGLSYPDMLYEDYPVALAAHIRARQVDILADPVYYWRQRDGGEASITQSHWHLDNLEDRVRSAEMLFDMVEEQAPYLSDLVKSHLTATDVQVLARSIEDHPAEEAGRIFDLAGRYLARIDDRILDRQGPFERLVFDLLRRRQRDALTALTRYRAENGTQAPLARRRDGWYAKLPSFGDAAVGVPDSVFRLSPAYMKAKAVATEAWWSGSRIEVRVNIGANTLALAPRTRFKVWLESPAGVRIPVDHVARPRAIAFGQVDRSTLELSIDPSRLAGDRQWRLMIGIRNRDLRDVIQVTTSGDGRERWQGWRRIGNRWCRPGRLPGGFGLTVRDLPDAWVDHATDLGDEIEIRGAFRGAAPASAELTLTGRGGSVVTHPLTIGERGERGITPWRVTVPVGAVLERSGLDMPMEEIVPTRVKLTRKGRTSPLPVHPDFLGSRSLMKGRAVNATRDPNGSFVITATPDRPVVHDAWWQGEDLVLRGPDGPRLESTGAVLRTWPTPEKPLDVPLDVVDRDGVFLITVPAGTLRSTAIEHGACETAPWSLLDGREHKPIVVARELSERVPQPAANEAAKLEFGWSDEIHLRLAPVTPTA, encoded by the coding sequence ATGTCGCAGGCTGCCCTGAGCATCGTCATCCCGTTCCACAACGTGGCGCCCTACTTCCAGACCTGCTTGGAATCGCTTCGCACCCAGACCTTCTCGGACTTCGAGGTGGTCATGGTCGACGACGCGTCCACCGACGGATCCGCGGAGATCGCGGAGCGGTTCGCCTCGATCGACCCCCGGTTCCGGGTGGTCCGTACGCCGAAGGTCGGTGTCGGCGTCGCGCGGAACATCGGCATCGAGAACAGCCGGGGTGACCTGCTCGCGTTCGTCGATGCCGACGACTACGTCCCGGAGTATGCCTACGAGCTGATGACCGACACGTTGGCCGAGACGGGTTCGGACTTCGTCGCGGGCAACGCTCGCCGCTTCGACTCGGTGTCGGTCTGGCAGTCGTGGTCCCACCGCCGCCCGTTCGTCACCGCCCGGAAGTCGACACACTGCAGTCGCACCCACATCCTGGGCATCGATCGCTACATCTGGAACAAGGTGTACCGGCGCGACTTCTGGGACTCGGCCGGTCTCAGCTATCCGGACATGCTCTACGAGGACTACCCGGTCGCCCTCGCCGCCCACATCCGCGCCCGACAGGTCGACATCCTCGCCGACCCCGTCTACTACTGGCGGCAGCGCGACGGTGGCGAGGCATCGATCACCCAGAGCCACTGGCATCTGGACAACCTCGAGGACCGCGTACGTTCCGCCGAGATGCTCTTCGACATGGTCGAGGAGCAGGCTCCCTACCTCTCCGACCTGGTGAAGTCGCATCTCACCGCGACCGATGTCCAGGTGCTCGCCCGATCCATCGAGGACCATCCGGCCGAGGAGGCCGGACGCATCTTCGACCTCGCCGGGCGCTACCTGGCGCGCATCGACGATCGGATCCTCGATCGGCAGGGCCCGTTCGAGCGACTCGTGTTCGACCTGCTGCGCCGCCGTCAGCGGGACGCGCTGACGGCGCTGACCCGCTACCGGGCCGAGAACGGCACCCAGGCGCCGCTCGCCCGTCGCCGGGACGGCTGGTACGCGAAGCTCCCGTCCTTCGGGGACGCTGCTGTCGGCGTCCCCGACTCGGTGTTCCGCCTGTCTCCGGCCTACATGAAGGCCAAGGCCGTGGCGACCGAGGCCTGGTGGAGCGGCTCCCGGATCGAGGTTCGGGTCAACATCGGTGCCAACACCCTCGCGCTCGCGCCGCGTACGCGCTTCAAGGTGTGGTTGGAGAGTCCGGCCGGCGTCAGGATTCCGGTGGATCACGTCGCCCGGCCGCGGGCGATCGCGTTCGGCCAGGTGGACAGGTCCACGCTCGAGCTGAGCATCGATCCCTCGCGCCTGGCGGGCGATCGCCAGTGGCGCCTCATGATCGGCATCCGCAACCGCGATCTCCGCGACGTGATCCAGGTGACGACGTCGGGCGACGGACGGGAACGCTGGCAGGGCTGGCGCCGCATCGGCAACCGCTGGTGCCGCCCAGGACGCCTCCCCGGGGGCTTCGGGCTCACCGTTCGCGACCTGCCGGACGCCTGGGTGGACCACGCCACCGACCTCGGCGACGAGATCGAGATCCGGGGTGCGTTCCGGGGCGCTGCTCCCGCGAGCGCGGAGCTGACGCTCACCGGTCGCGGTGGCTCGGTGGTGACCCACCCGTTGACGATCGGCGAACGCGGCGAGCGGGGCATCACCCCGTGGCGGGTGACGGTGCCCGTCGGCGCCGTTCTCGAGCGGTCCGGGCTGGACATGCCCATGGAGGAGATCGTGCCGACCCGGGTGAAGCTGACCCGGAAGGGACGTACGTCTCCGCTGCCGGTGCACCCGGACTTCCTCGGTTCGCGATCGCTGATGAAGGGGCGGGCGGTGAACGCCACCCGCGACCCGAACGGCTCCTTCGTCATCACCGCGACGCCCGACCGCCCGGTCGTGCACGACGCCTGGTGGCAGGGTGAGGATCTGGTCCTGCGTGGCCCGGACGGTCCCCGGCTGGAGTCGACCGGTGCGGTGCTCCGCACCTGGCCGACCCCGGAGAAGCCGCTCGACGTCCCGCTGGACGTGGTCGATCGCGACGGGGTCTTCCTGATCACCGTGCCCGCCGGTACGTTGCGGAGCACGGCGATCGAGCACGGTGCCTGCGAGACGGCACCGTGGTCGCTGCTGGACGGCCGCGAGCACAAGCCGATCGTGGTGGCCCGCGAGCTCAGCGAACGGGTGCCTCAGCCCGCCGCGAACGAGGCGGCGAAGCTCGAGTTCGGCTGGTCGGACGAGATCCACCTGCGGCTCGCGCCGGTCACGCCCACCGCGTGA
- a CDS encoding class I SAM-dependent methyltransferase encodes MTDMGMLLGTRSGGSPSIAQSDYWWYRARTRILETVMKPYVGAPRRLLDVGSADGPSVTWLRGTAEHHVSLDVDPRGLVDGGVCGSATGLPFADGSFDVVAAFDVIEHCEPEATALAEIQRVLAPGGRLLMSVPAYNWAWTSHDDHNHHHRRYTRRRAVAAVRAAGLSPVRATYGFAGTFPMFAAQRLVTRLKERGAAGARQLPDGGVAPLPEVSPGVEKVLLGATRIDERMLPRLDLPFGSSVLLVAVKTDRIRSLPLGD; translated from the coding sequence ATGACCGACATGGGCATGCTGCTCGGCACCAGGTCCGGCGGCTCTCCCTCGATCGCCCAGAGCGACTACTGGTGGTACCGGGCGCGCACCCGCATCCTCGAGACCGTCATGAAGCCGTACGTCGGGGCACCACGCCGCCTCCTCGACGTCGGCAGCGCCGACGGGCCGAGCGTCACCTGGCTCCGGGGCACCGCCGAGCACCACGTCTCGCTGGACGTCGACCCACGTGGCCTGGTCGACGGCGGCGTGTGCGGCTCCGCGACCGGACTGCCGTTCGCCGACGGCTCCTTCGACGTGGTCGCGGCCTTCGACGTCATCGAGCACTGCGAGCCCGAGGCCACCGCCCTCGCCGAGATCCAGCGCGTGCTCGCCCCCGGCGGGCGGCTGCTCATGTCGGTGCCGGCGTACAACTGGGCCTGGACCAGCCACGACGACCACAACCACCACCACCGGCGCTACACCCGGCGGCGGGCGGTGGCGGCGGTCAGGGCCGCCGGGCTGTCGCCGGTGCGTGCGACGTACGGCTTCGCGGGTACGTTCCCCATGTTCGCCGCTCAGCGCCTGGTCACCCGACTCAAGGAGCGCGGTGCGGCCGGCGCCCGGCAGCTTCCCGACGGCGGCGTCGCACCGCTCCCCGAGGTCTCCCCCGGGGTCGAGAAGGTGCTGCTCGGCGCCACCCGCATCGACGAGCGCATGCTGCCCCGGCTCGACCTGCCGTTCGGGTCCTCGGTGCTCCTGGTCGCGGTCAAGACCGACCGAATCCGTTCGCTACCTCTCGGAGACTGA
- a CDS encoding NAD-dependent epimerase/dehydratase family protein — protein MTGAVSPSGPPTLVVGGGGLLGRHVRTAFERSGAPVRTASVPWHDPVAARSVLRSELAAFLGSAPDGRVNIAWCAGAGFVATPADELETEVSLFRDVLTDLRAALLPTTRLAFFFASSAGGVYAGSAEPPFTEVSEARPLVAYGRAKLAMEEALTEFCAETGSVALLGRITNLYGPGQKLSKPQGLVSQLCLAQLRGTPLPVWVSFDTIRDYLYVGDCAEMVVEALDGLHEQVERSGSNAVVKILATGTGVTLAAVIGEINRVFRRRARLRIPGAGTPGQVRDLRVRSVVWPELDQRTQTPFAVGVRRIADEIALAYSAATSALPTHVSEISIR, from the coding sequence GTGACCGGCGCCGTCAGCCCGTCCGGACCGCCCACGCTCGTCGTCGGTGGCGGCGGCCTGCTCGGCCGCCACGTACGCACCGCGTTCGAGCGCTCCGGGGCGCCGGTCCGCACGGCGAGCGTGCCCTGGCACGACCCGGTCGCCGCCCGCTCCGTCCTGAGGTCCGAGCTCGCCGCCTTCCTCGGCTCCGCGCCGGACGGCCGCGTCAACATCGCCTGGTGCGCCGGCGCGGGCTTCGTGGCCACCCCGGCGGACGAGCTCGAGACCGAGGTGTCGCTCTTCCGCGACGTGCTCACCGACCTGCGCGCGGCGCTACTGCCCACCACCCGGCTCGCGTTCTTCTTCGCGTCCTCCGCCGGCGGCGTCTACGCCGGTTCGGCCGAGCCCCCGTTCACCGAGGTCTCCGAGGCTCGCCCGCTGGTGGCGTACGGCAGGGCCAAGCTGGCCATGGAGGAGGCACTGACCGAGTTCTGCGCCGAGACCGGGTCGGTGGCGCTGCTCGGCCGGATCACCAACCTCTACGGGCCCGGCCAGAAGCTCTCCAAGCCCCAGGGCCTGGTCTCTCAGCTGTGCCTGGCCCAGCTGCGCGGCACACCGCTGCCGGTCTGGGTCTCCTTCGACACCATCCGGGACTACCTCTACGTCGGCGACTGCGCCGAGATGGTCGTCGAGGCCCTCGACGGGCTCCACGAGCAGGTCGAACGCTCCGGATCGAACGCCGTCGTCAAGATCCTCGCCACCGGCACCGGGGTGACCCTCGCGGCTGTCATCGGAGAGATCAACCGGGTCTTCCGACGACGGGCGAGGCTGCGCATCCCGGGGGCCGGCACGCCCGGCCAGGTGCGCGACCTGCGCGTCCGCAGCGTCGTGTGGCCGGAGCTCGACCAACGGACGCAAACGCCCTTCGCCGTTGGCGTGCGTCGCATCGCCGATGAGATCGCACTGGCCTACTCTGCTGCTACCTCCGCACTTCCGACCCACGTGAGCGAGATCTCCATCCGATGA
- a CDS encoding glycosyltransferase codes for MSLTHTVSVVIPVYRGAETLPDVVSEIVDLAEPFVTPDGHQGRVTEILLVHDHGPDASDLAMRQLAEKYDIVRPIWLSRNFGQHAATLAGLASSGSDWIVTMDEDGQHDPAYIRPMLDTALQERAALVYARPTNAAPHGPLRNLTSRGSKVVIDRLMPGGSARQFNSFRLILGEYGRSVSAYAANGVYLDVALSWVISDVATCPVELREEGERPSGYNYRSLMSHFWRMVLTGGTRLLRAVSICGALLAASGIVLAVALVVARLAGGVPVQGWTSLMAAVLVCSGAIMLTLGVIAEYLGVSVNMAMGKPLYVIVSDPANGPLREGPRPGRPE; via the coding sequence ATGTCCCTCACCCACACCGTCTCCGTCGTCATCCCGGTCTACCGGGGCGCCGAGACGCTTCCGGACGTGGTGAGCGAGATCGTCGATCTCGCCGAACCGTTCGTGACCCCGGACGGGCACCAGGGACGTGTCACCGAGATCCTCCTGGTCCACGACCACGGCCCGGACGCCTCCGATCTCGCCATGCGACAGCTCGCCGAGAAGTACGACATCGTTCGGCCGATCTGGCTGAGCCGCAACTTCGGCCAGCACGCCGCGACCCTCGCCGGCCTGGCCTCGTCGGGATCGGACTGGATCGTCACGATGGACGAGGACGGCCAGCACGACCCGGCCTACATCCGGCCGATGCTCGACACCGCGCTCCAGGAGCGGGCCGCCCTCGTCTACGCCCGCCCCACCAACGCGGCACCCCACGGTCCGCTGCGCAACCTGACGTCGCGCGGCTCTAAGGTCGTCATCGACCGCCTGATGCCCGGTGGCAGCGCCCGGCAGTTCAACAGCTTCCGCCTGATCCTCGGCGAGTACGGCCGCAGCGTGTCCGCCTACGCCGCCAACGGGGTCTACCTCGACGTCGCCCTGAGCTGGGTGATCTCGGACGTGGCGACCTGCCCGGTGGAGCTGCGCGAGGAGGGTGAGCGGCCCTCCGGCTACAACTACCGCTCCCTGATGTCGCACTTCTGGCGGATGGTGCTCACCGGCGGCACCCGGCTGCTGCGTGCGGTCAGCATCTGCGGAGCCCTGCTCGCCGCCTCCGGCATCGTCCTCGCGGTCGCGCTGGTCGTCGCCCGTCTCGCCGGCGGGGTCCCGGTGCAGGGCTGGACCTCGCTGATGGCGGCCGTCCTGGTCTGCTCCGGCGCCATCATGCTCACCCTCGGCGTGATCGCGGAATACCTCGGTGTCTCCGTCAACATGGCCATGGGCAAGCCGCTCTACGTCATCGTCAGCGACCCCGCGAACGGCCCGCTTCGCGAGGGACCCCGGCCCGGTCGCCCCGAGTGA